From a single Gopherus evgoodei ecotype Sinaloan lineage unplaced genomic scaffold, rGopEvg1_v1.p scaffold_372_arrow_ctg1, whole genome shotgun sequence genomic region:
- the LOC115642011 gene encoding olfactory receptor 5V1-like: MKNQTTVTEFILLGLSSDPQMQIFLFFLFLVIYLITLGGNIVIMVVITADSPLHTSMYFFLFHLSFVDICYSSVTVPKMLMKFLAEQKTISVNGCIAQMFHFILSAGAEIFILSAMAYDRYAAICDPLHYMQTMSKGICVQLGSGSWTMGFFYALLNTAFALKLHFCEPNQINHFSCELPPLLQLSCTETVTNQVVLLTSAVEFVLSSFLLTLISYIHIISTILRIRSAEGRHKAFFTCSSHLIVVGLLYVTGFLQYTKPSSVSSVVLDEIFSIQYSMLTPMLNPIVYTLKNKEVKTTLRNILGKFRFLS, translated from the coding sequence atgaaaaatcaaaccacagtGACTGAATTTATCCTCCTGGGACTTTCCAGTGacccacagatgcagattttcctctttttcctttttttagttATTTATCTAATCACTCTGGGTGGTAATATAGTGATCATGGTGGTGATAACAGCTGATTCTCCCCTTCACACCTCTATGTACTTCTTTctcttccatttatcctttgttgatatCTGCTATTCCTCAGTCACGGTGCCTAAAATGCTGATGAAGTTCCTAGCAGAGCAAAAAACTATTTCTGTCAATGGTTGCATTGCCCAGATGTTCCATTTTATCCTCTCAGCTGGTGCTGAAATTTTCATTCTCTCAGCCATGGCTTATGACCGTTATGCTGCCATCTGTGATCCATTACATTACATGCAGACAATGAGCAAAGGGATCTGTGTTCAGCTGGGAAGTGGTTCATGGACCATGGGTTTCTTCTATGCCCTTCTTAACACAGCTTTTGCCCTCAAGTTGCATTTCTGTGAGCCCAATCAAATCAACcatttcagctgtgagctccctcctctgttacagctgtcctgCACTGAGACCGTTACCAATCAAgtggtgcttcttacttctgCTGTGGAATTTGTGCTGagctccttcctcctcaccctgatctcctacattcacatcatctccaccatcctgaggataCGCTCTGCCGAGGGCAGGCATAAAGCCTTCTTCACGTGCAGCTCCCACCTGATTGTGGTTGGCTTGTTGTATGTGACAGGTTTTCTCCAGTACACAAAACCCAGCTCAGTCTCCTCTGTGGTGCTGGATGAAATATTCTCCATCCAGTACAGCATGTTgacccccatgttaaaccccatcgtCTACAccctgaaaaacaaggaggtgaaaACGACTCTAAGGAATATATTGGGGAAATTCAGGTTTCTCAGTTAG